The Apium graveolens cultivar Ventura chromosome 6, ASM990537v1, whole genome shotgun sequence genome contains a region encoding:
- the LOC141663692 gene encoding transcription initiation factor TFIID subunit 8-like, with the protein MKSQTPPSQSSSPYHYAVTRVAVAQICRSIGFKSIQNSALSIITDIAGKYLQAIASAAVSATNAAGRTDSNVVDIIAALEFLHSNTGFSGGSDVNLGFCSSGPLIDVMKFVKYNDEIPFARPLRRECLGEKIRFSSFRNCDSGKSYVPKWLPLMPEIKEMEVKRRELWPCIDDHENGKMGVVVEGKSGENRNRKREFLPVRRGKVKFKIKKSGTGFKGLRDVGKSVFGESLSENQECSRVADSKKIVNYYVRRKKVRKISPQSDNVIGS; encoded by the coding sequence ATGAAATCTCAAACTCCCCCATCACAATCATCATCACCGTACCATTACGCCGTCACGAGAGTCGCCGTCGCTCAAATCTGCCGCTCAATTGGCTTCAAATCGATCCAAAACTCGGCGCTTTCAATCATCACCGATATCGCTGGAAAATACCTTCAGGCGATCGCCTCCGCTGCCGTGTCGGCCACCAATGCCGCCGGAAGAACCGATTCGAATGTCGTCGACATTATCGCCGCTCTCGAGTTTCTTCATTCTAATACGGGTTTTTCTGGCGGGTCGGATGTGAATTTAGGGTTTTGTAGCTCCGGACCTCTGATTGATGTAATGAAGTTCGTTAAGTATAATGATGAGATTCCTTTTGCCAGGCCGTTGCGTAGGGAGTGTTTGGGGGAGAAAATTAGGTTTTCGAGTTTTCGAAATTGTGACAGTGGGAAGAGTTATGTTCCGAAATGGTTGCCTTTGATGCCGGAGATTAAGGAAATGGAGGTGAAGAGAAGGGAGCTTTGGCCGTGCATCGATGATCACGAGAACGGAAAAATGGGAGTTGTGGTGGAGGGAAAGAGTGGGGAGAATAGGAATAGGAAGAGGGAGTTTTTACCGGTGAGGAGAGGGAAAGTGAAGTTCAAAATAAAAAAGAGCGGGACGGGGTTTAAGGGTTTACGGGACGTTGGGAAAAGCGTTTTCGGGGAAAGTTTGAGCGAGAATCAAGAATGTAGTAGGGTTGCTGATAGTAAAAAGATTGTTAATTATTACGTAAGGAGAAAGAAGGTTCGAAAGATTAGTCCTCAATCAGATAATGTGATTGGAAGCtaa
- the LOC141665084 gene encoding uncharacterized protein LOC141665084 translates to MDKSWMRADRDSLEGHLYEKGFSLGYVTWIWHGASANPRSSAASTILTPSSVNIEENIKENIGALEVGDICKAAYNQGNLGDDCDKDSDEFKRFLSDAEQPLFEGSDSSKLESMLKLHNWKARFRISDSAFTDLLSSVGSLLLKDHVLPINAGVNSDIVECPKCRKSRWKLGKDGKERVNVPAKVMWYFPIISRFKRMFKSESTAKLMTWHVKQRSQDGHMRHPADSPSWRNVDYRWPTFDNEPRNIRLALAANGINPHNKGLKNRYSCWPVVLATYNLPPWFCMKRKYMMLTVLVSGPQEPSNNIDVFLQPLIDDLKKLWEEGEPNVFDAHTKFFFTLKAILMWTINDFPAYGNLSGCVNKGYISCHVCGDDTVAKYLPHSKKISSKEVKEGGLSMEKKSIFFDLEYWKFHHVRHCLDVMHVEKNVCDNLIGTLLNIRYKTKDSEGSRLDMIQMGVRKDLAPQKIGEKRTYLPPSAFTLSKTEKKKLLKSLASMKLPYGHSSNIKNCVLILDLKLYRLKFHDCHKNKNEAVKSRKPAKNENVYLQTKVRKRKHSDMFAFIDPSATFKLNDDFQNYIIARMRSGPSRIFLLPHNESYHWILIMIWESEIFILNPLPHQKRFTALEEALVGTIRSDNAQIGCVNKNPTIKNLIGSPKQPGGSECGYVVMRYMKDIYEDKEMKFLSKWGVKCRKSYTKEQLDEVWFETLQYIQEFV, encoded by the exons ATGGATAAATCATGGATGCGGGCTGATAGGGATTCATTAGA AGGTCATTTGTATGAAAAGGGCTTTAGTTTGGGGTATGTAACCTGGATTTGGCATGGGGCTAGTGCTAATCCTAGGTCATCTGCCGCTAGCACAATATTGACTCCCTCTTCGGTGAATATAGAAGAGAATATCAAAGAAAATATTGGGGCATTAGAAGTAGGTGATATTTGTAAAGCAGCATATAATCAGGGTAATTTGGGTGATGATTGTGATAAAGATTCAGACGAGTTCAAGCGGTTTTTGTCCGATGCTGAGCAACCGTTATTTGAGGGCAGTGATAGTAGTAAATTAGAATCAATGCTAAAATTACATAATTGGAAAGCGAGATTCAGGATTAGTGATAGCGCCTTTACAGATTTACTCTCTTCGGTTGGTTCTTTACTTCTCAAAGATCATGTCTTGCCAATTAATGC GGGTGTCAATTCCGATATTGTCGAGTGCCCCAAGTGTCGCAAATCTCGGTGGAAGTTAGGAAAGGATGGTAAAGAGAGAGTCAACGTTCCGGCCAAAGTTATGTGGTATTTCCCGATCATTTCCAGATTTAAGCGGATGTTTAAATCTGAATCTACCGCTAAACTAATGACTTGGCATGTGAAACAAAgaagtcaagatggtcacatGCGCCATCCAGCTGACTCTCCTTCATGGCGGAATGTCGATTATAGGTGGCCAACCTTCGATAATGAGCCAAGAAATATTCGGTTAGCCTTGGCAGCTAATGGTATAAACCCACACAATAAAGGCCTAAAAAATAGGTATAGTTGCTGGCCTGTAGTATTGGCAACATATAATCTCCCTCCGTGGTTTTGCATGAAAAGAaaatatatgatgttaacagtaTTAGTCTCTGGCCCGCAAGAGCCAAGTAATAATATTGACGTGTTTTTGCAACCATTGATCGATGATTTGAAGAAGCTTTGGGAAGAAGGTGAACCAAATGTGTTTGACGCTCATACTAAATTTTTTTTCACATTAAAGGCAATTCTAATGTGGACGATAAATGACTTCCCCGCATATGGTAATTTGTCTGGTTGTGTGAATAAGGGTTATATATCTTGTCATGTTTGTGGGGATGATACCGTGGCTAAATACTTACCTCATTCGAAGAAAAT AAGCAGTAAAGAAGTCAAAGAAGGTGGACTGTCCATGGAAAAAAAATCAATTTtctttgacttagaatattggaAATTCCATCATGTCCGTCACTGTCTCGATGTTATGCACGTCGAGAAGAATGTGTGTGACAATCTTATTGGGACCCTTCTAAATATAAGATATAAGACTAAAGATAGTGAGGGGTCACGTCTTGATATGATTCAAATGGGTGTTAGGAAAGACTTGGCTCCACAAAAAATTGGAGAAAAGAGAACCTACTTGCCCCCTTCTGCTTTTACTCTTTCAAAGACAGAAAAAAAGAAACTGTTAAAATCGTTGGCATCGATGAAACTTCCTTATGGCCATTCATCGAACATAAAAAATTGTGTATTAATTCTTGATTTAAAGTTGTATAGGTTGAAGTTCCACGATTGTCAT aaaaataaaaatgaagCAGTGAAGTCACGGAAGCCGGCGAAGAATGAAAATGT TTATTTACAGACGAAGGTTCGTAAAAGAAAACATTCAGATATGTTTGCCTTTATCGATCCATCAGCCACATTTAAACTCAACgatgattttcagaattatatCATTGCAAGGATGAGATCCGGACCTTCGCGCATATTTCTCCTGCCTCATAATGAAAG TTACCACTGGATATTGATCATGATTTGGGAATCTGAAATATTTATTCTTAATCCGCTGCCTCATCAAAAGCGCTTTACTGCACTTGAAGAAGCCTTAGTGGG AACCATTAGATCTGACAATGCACAAATAGGGTGTGTGAACAAAAATCCTACAATTAAAAATCTCATT GGATCACCAAAACAACCGGGTGGAAGTGAATGTGGCTATGTTGTAATGAGATATATGAAAGATATATACGAAGACAAGGAAATGAAATTCTTATCAAAG TGGGGAGTTAAGTGTCGGAAGTCATACACAAAAGAGCAGTTGGATGAAGTGTGGTTCGAGACTCTTCAGTATATCCAAGAATTTGTGTAG